CTGCCTGCCACCCTGACGATTGGAACGAATTTTGCTCTAAGCcggctcaagaagaagcaaatcTTCTGCATTAGCCCACAGCGAGTCAATGTCGGTGGAAAGCTGGATATCATGTGTTTCGACAAGACAGGCACGTTGACAGAGGAGGGCCTGGATGTTCTCGGTGTTCGAGTTGTCAACCGGGACTCCAACAAGTTCGGCGAGATCATCACGGAGCCTCAGATGCTACTTGCCGAGGCTACGCGGCAAAATGCCCAGGACACTTTCCGAGCAGCCTTGCACACCATGGCCACGTGTCACTCTCTGCGGTCTGTAGATGACGAACTGGTCGGTGATCCTTTGGATCTCAAGATGTTCGAGTTCACATGCTGGTCATACGAAGAAGGAAAACAAAACGTTGCAGAgggtgaagatgaggaacaAGGCGGACTTGCGCCATCGATTGCAAGACCTCCCAACGTAAGCAACTCATGTCTCATCTGGTTAAGTGGATGCTAACGTTCAATTAGGCAAACCTCGAACTTGGTGTGCTCAAGTCGTTCGAGTTTGTCTCCCAGCTTCGACGAGCCAGCGTCATTGTCCGTCAATTTGGCCAGAAAAGCGGTGATATTTTCGTCAAAGGTGCTCCTGAAGCTATGAGGGAGATCTGCCGGCCAGAAAGCCGTAAGTATTGCGTAATTCGCCGAGAGATTTACGCTGACTGTCCCCGTATAGTTCCCAGTGATTATGACGAGCTTCTATCATTCTATACGCACAAGGGCTACCGTGTCATCGGTGTTGCTAGCCGCCACCTTAAGAAGCTTAGCTGGGTCAAGGCTCAGAAGATGACTCGAGCTGATGTCGAAAGTAACCTCGACTTTGTAGGATTCATCGTCTTTGAGAATAAGCTCAAGCCTACCACCGCGGGAGTTttggaggagcttctggcTTCCAACATTGGAGCTGTGATGGTTACTGGAGACAACATCTTGACAGCCATCAGCGTCGCTCGGGAGTGCGGCCTTATGGATCGAACTGCTCATTGCTTTGTGCCTCGCTTCGTCGAGGGTAAGTTTGGAATTCGTAAGTAGTGAGAACTATGCTAACTTGGTAGGCGATTGCCGTGATGCGGAAGCAAAACTGCAGTGGGAAAGCATTGACAACAACCTGTACCACTTGGACGAAGCAACGTTGCTGGTGAGTTGGCACTACAAGCTGCTATAAGTTGCGTTCGCTAACATGAGCAGCCTCTACCGGCGCCCCCGGAGGATGATGCATCTCTGCCATATGACATATCTAACTTGCGTAATTACTCATTGGCCGTTACTGGCGATGTGTTCCGCTGGGTTGTGGACTTTGCATCACCTCAAGTTCTCCAACGAGTTCGTCTATCCAATTCCTTATCTTGAGGCTTAGCTAACTGGAATGTAGATGCTCATCTCTGGCAAAGTGTTTGCGAGAATGTCCCCTGATGAAAAACACGAgttggttgagaagctgcagagCATCGACTACACGTGCGGCTTCTGCGGCGATGGTGCGAACGACTGTGGTGCCCTGAAGGCAGCAGACGTGGGCATTTCCTTGTCCGAGGCAGAGGCTTCTGTGGCGGCCCCATTCACCTCCAGAGTCTTTGATATCGGCTGTGTCTTGGAGGTTATCAAGTAAGTTGGCAGTGATACCAGGTTGAGTAGTGATCTAACAATTTCACAGGGAGGGTCGAGCGGCCTTGGTGACGAGCTTCAGCTGCTTCAAGTACATGAGTTTGTACTCGGCAATCCAGTTCACCTCGGTCACGTTTCTCTACGCCAGGGCCTCCAACCTGGGAGACTTCCAGTTTCTATTTATCGATCTCACCCTGATCCTCCCtatcgccatcttcatgggATGGGCAGGGCCAGCACCAAAGCTCTGTCGCAAGCGACCCACGGCGGACCTGGTATCGCGCAAAGTACTTACGCCATTGCTGGGCTTCATGACCATTTGCGTTCTATTCCAGACGGTGACATATATCACAGTCAAGGAACAGCCGTGGTACATTCCCCCAGAGGTGCACCGCGATGAGCCCAGCATCCAAAACTCTCAGAACACGGCCCTCTTCCTGTTTTCTTGCTTCGAATATATCTTGTCTGGAGTAATCCTCAACGCGGGACGGCCGTTCCGGCAGCGGACAACGCAGAACTGTGAGTACTTAAAATTACGCCGCGTAATGAGCTGGGCTGACTTGAGATGTTTGCAGGGCCATTCACCACGACTGTCGTTATAGCCCTCTTGATCACCGTGTACATGATTCTCGTACCGGCTCAGTGGGTGATCAATCTGATGGAACTGACCAAGATGAGCTGGGACTACGAACTATTCCTTATTGGATTGGGAGTTGCCTACTTCGTTGTGGCCTGGGCATTCGAGCACTTCTTGGCTCTACAACTCGCCCGATATATCGGGGTTGTTAAGGAGCGAATCACGGGAAAGAcaaagaagcgcaaggagtACAAGATCATTAGGGAAGCAGCTCGGGTATAATATTGGGATATGGTTGATGTGAGCCAATGGCTGAGTTGGATTGGTTGGCGATGTTAGAGCCATGATAAAAGCatttggatgagatggagtATGAAGTAGAGCATCCATAGCGAGTTAACCAATTTTCTATCGGAACACTCGGATACTCGAACACGATTGCGTGTATGCAATGGTTGGATATAGACCTACAGCTGTTTACATGGCATATTTTGTCGATTGATGCAGAGTCAATGACGTAGTTGACTTGGTGTGGACATCACGCACAGCCTCGGCAACCAGAACAACAGCCATGTACAAATTGACGATAATTTGACGTTTGGTCATAGACTTTGATCAAGCTGAATGATTTTCTTCGAACTGGGATAGGTACACAGAGCAAGTATACGCGGGCTCTTTGGAAATGAACTACGGTGAGCCTCATCATAACTCATGCCACTCAACCCCCAAGATGCCATCTAACATGTTTACTAGACTGGATTCTCGATGGAGGCTACCTCCCCCATGCCGTCATTCGCGTCGGCATCAGACGCCAGCTGCGGGAGCGAATCGACTCTATTGCAAGTACCTCTCTCAGCGCCGCCTATGGGCGCAAGATGAATtacctggagaagctgcgcACACGACCCATGGCCATTGAGACGGCTACGGCCAACACACAGCACTATGAGGTCGGGACTGGCGTGCTGGCGGCGTGTCTGGGTCCGAGGATGAAGTACTCTTGCTGCCTCTACCCCAAGGGCAGGGAGACGCTggctgaggccgaggaggccatgtTGGCGCTGTATCTGGAGAGGGCTGAGCTTAAGGATGGGATGAGAATTCTTGATCTCGGGTGAGTTGAGCTGGGGGAGAAGTGAGTCACTCATGAGAGACAGGCTAACTCATGATATCTAGCTGTGGATGGGGATCTGGTGCCATCTACTTTGCCGAGAAGCTACCCAACTCGCACATCACAGCATTTTCCAACTCTCGGACGCAGAAGGAGTATATTGATTCGGTGGCCAAGGAAAAGGGCATCACAAAcctcgagatcatcaccGGAGATGTCGTCGACTACGAGTTTGAACCCGAGTCGTTCGACCGCGTTGTCTCCATCGAGGTATCCCCCCTTTTCTTAAATCAGTAACGTCTCACTGACAGCCCGTAGTTGTTTGAACATATGAAGAATTATGAACTgctcatggccaaggtgtCACGCGCCCTCAAGCCCGGGGGCAAGCTCTTTGTGCACATCTTTGCACACAAGACGGACCCCTACGACTACGAGGAGGGCTGGATGACGACTCACTTCTTCACGGGCGGG
This genomic interval from Fusarium keratoplasticum isolate Fu6.1 chromosome 9, whole genome shotgun sequence contains the following:
- a CDS encoding Cation-transporting ATPase — encoded protein: MEDDAPLSPDPGQDHHDGHHRSNGRVSLYRVGSNMSRSSIFEDVEMAHEELYSGPVAESLPTSVSAFSHRRPRADSTTSFTYYDDDADGFPDEEDAESVAVQSIPGDYIRRSVSDIGDLEFGADAVEDEDEELDHDYRVSEDDYALRRHSSSYSRNSVHARLLRRDSTATIGSFRRHGRTSQKIYMVNEDLTIAIAGFKTSRIGSAVYLLLCILTCGLAYLLFRWLPRWYVGLLGQPCALRDCEWVVIENQWGELVTMSVRSQPYGRPLSTVFGLSEKFYSEVLDDDDPIIDDLRTLDYRYVRLCFHPLKDKFMLFNGWKDPNWTDVRLTRAGLDSDEKGVREIVFGNNLIDIEQKTMGQLLVDEVLHPFYVFQIASLILWSLDSYYYYAVCIFLMSVGSIAATLLETRATMQRLREISRFECDVRVLRNGFWRFISSSDLVPGDVYELSDPSLTQFPSDSLLLTGDCIVNESMLTGESVPVSKLPATDETLRSMDLAASSVTPETARHFLFAGTKIIRARRPQDDQDGDAVALALVVRTGFNTTKGSLVRSMLFPKPSGFKFYRDSFRYISVMAIVAAIGFLASFVNFIRLGLAWHLIIVRALDLITIVVPPALPATLTIGTNFALSRLKKKQIFCISPQRVNVGGKLDIMCFDKTGTLTEEGLDVLGVRVVNRDSNKFGEIITEPQMLLAEATRQNAQDTFRAALHTMATCHSLRSVDDELVGDPLDLKMFEFTCWSYEEGKQNVAEGEDEEQGGLAPSIARPPNANLELGVLKSFEFVSQLRRASVIVRQFGQKSGDIFVKGAPEAMREICRPESLPSDYDELLSFYTHKGYRVIGVASRHLKKLSWVKAQKMTRADVESNLDFVGFIVFENKLKPTTAGVLEELLASNIGAVMVTGDNILTAISVARECGLMDRTAHCFVPRFVEGDCRDAEAKLQWESIDNNLYHLDEATLLPLPAPPEDDASLPYDISNLRNYSLAVTGDVFRWVVDFASPQVLQRMLISGKVFARMSPDEKHELVEKLQSIDYTCGFCGDGANDCGALKAADVGISLSEAEASVAAPFTSRVFDIGCVLEVIKEGRAALVTSFSCFKYMSLYSAIQFTSVTFLYARASNLGDFQFLFIDLTLILPIAIFMGWAGPAPKLCRKRPTADLVSRKVLTPLLGFMTICVLFQTVTYITVKEQPWYIPPEVHRDEPSIQNSQNTALFLFSCFEYILSGVILNAGRPFRQRTTQNWPFTTTVVIALLITVYMILVPAQWVINLMELTKMSWDYELFLIGLGVAYFVVAWAFEHFLALQLARYIGVVKERITGKTKKRKEYKIIREAARV